Proteins from a single region of Mustela erminea isolate mMusErm1 chromosome X, mMusErm1.Pri, whole genome shotgun sequence:
- the LOC116583241 gene encoding protein BEX1 has protein sequence MASKEEQAVKNVNVENAKQENEKKDEKEQVANKGEPLALPLEAGEYCMPRVNRRRFRVRQPIQQYRWDMIQRLGEPQGRMREENMERIGEEMRQLMEKLREKQFSHSLRAVSTDPPHHDHHDEFCLMP, from the coding sequence ATGGCGTCCAAAGAGGAACAAGCAGTAAAAAATGTCAACGTGGAGAATGccaaacaggaaaatgaaaaaaaggatgaaaaggagCAAGTTGCTAATAAAGGAGAGCCTTTGGCCCTCCCTTTGGAAGCTGGTGAATATTGTATGCCTAGAGTAAATCGTAGGCGGTTCCGTGTTAGGCAGCCCATCCAGCAGTATAGATGGGACATGATTCAGAGGCTTGGAGAACCACAGggaagaatgagagaggagaataTGGAAAGGATTGGGGAGGAGATGAGACAGCTGATGGAAAAGCTGAGGGAAAAGCAGTTCAGTCATAGTCTGCGGGCAGTTAGCACCGACCCTCCTCACCATGACCATCATGATGAGTTTTGCCTTATGCCTTGA